In one window of Corallococcus macrosporus DNA:
- a CDS encoding aldo/keto reductase, which yields MSLNHYVTLGRSGLRVSPLCLGAMTFGEDLGWGTSVEESERIIDRFIELGGNFIDTANFYTKSHSEKIIGDHVGRHPARRERLVIATKFSGNLYPGDPNGGGSGRKSIISACENSLRRLQTDYIDLYWLHNWDRHTPIDETMAALEDLVKAGKVRYIGVSDTPAWKIVEANMTARFRGWSAFIGLQIEYSLLERSVEQELVPMALEHGLGITPWSPLKSGALSGKYTRKNAGQLKGDRGAFIEPFLNEKTYTVVDALEVIARAHESTPARVALAWVMAKPGVGSTIIGARRMAQLEDNLKAADVKLTAEELARLDELTKPTFGFPQSMEPMFPAIHNGGTSVNGVEMPASPFGVQKGDKIY from the coding sequence ATGTCGCTCAACCACTACGTGACGCTCGGCCGCTCAGGCCTGCGCGTGAGCCCGCTGTGCCTCGGTGCGATGACGTTCGGTGAAGACCTCGGCTGGGGCACCAGCGTGGAGGAGTCCGAGCGGATCATCGACCGCTTCATCGAGCTGGGCGGCAACTTCATCGACACGGCGAACTTCTACACGAAGAGCCATTCCGAGAAGATCATCGGAGATCACGTCGGACGGCACCCTGCCCGGCGTGAGCGCCTGGTCATCGCCACGAAGTTCAGCGGGAACCTCTACCCCGGCGACCCGAACGGGGGCGGCTCCGGCCGCAAGTCCATCATCTCTGCCTGCGAGAACTCGCTCCGCCGCCTGCAGACCGACTACATCGACCTGTACTGGCTGCACAACTGGGACAGGCACACGCCCATCGACGAGACGATGGCCGCGCTCGAGGACCTCGTGAAGGCCGGCAAGGTCCGCTACATCGGCGTCTCCGACACGCCGGCGTGGAAGATCGTCGAGGCGAACATGACGGCGCGCTTCCGAGGCTGGTCCGCCTTCATCGGGTTGCAGATCGAGTACTCGCTGCTCGAGCGCAGCGTGGAGCAGGAGCTGGTGCCCATGGCCCTGGAGCACGGGCTGGGCATCACCCCCTGGTCGCCGCTCAAGAGCGGCGCGCTCAGCGGCAAGTACACCCGCAAGAACGCGGGACAGCTGAAGGGCGACCGGGGCGCCTTCATCGAGCCCTTCCTCAACGAGAAGACCTACACCGTCGTCGACGCGCTGGAGGTCATCGCCCGGGCGCACGAGAGCACCCCGGCGCGCGTGGCGCTGGCGTGGGTCATGGCGAAGCCGGGCGTGGGGTCCACCATCATCGGCGCGCGGCGCATGGCGCAGCTCGAGGACAACCTGAAGGCCGCCGACGTGAAGCTCACGGCCGAGGAGCTGGCCCGGCTGGACGAGCTCACGAAGCCCACGTTCGGGTTCCCGCAGAGCATGGAGCCCATGTTCCCCGCCATCCACAACGGCGGGAC
- a CDS encoding MarR family winged helix-turn-helix transcriptional regulator produces MSRIDPAKIWSLNYNLLMSVISGVSPDISALGLEVKELFVLAQVEETPYPAELAAVLSMPKPTVTVYVKRLEAAGLLRREIDSKDLRRHRLLVTPAGRKVTARGLALLSDAFGARLGRLSAAEQAQLWSLLEKMS; encoded by the coding sequence ATGTCGAGAATCGACCCGGCGAAGATCTGGTCGCTGAACTACAACCTGCTGATGTCGGTCATCTCCGGTGTCTCTCCGGACATCTCCGCGCTGGGGCTGGAGGTGAAGGAGCTGTTCGTGCTGGCGCAGGTGGAGGAGACCCCCTACCCGGCGGAGCTGGCGGCGGTCCTGAGCATGCCCAAGCCGACGGTGACGGTGTACGTGAAGCGGCTGGAGGCGGCGGGCTTGCTTCGCCGGGAGATCGACTCCAAGGACCTTCGTCGGCACCGGCTGCTGGTCACCCCCGCCGGGCGCAAGGTGACGGCGCGGGGCCTCGCGCTGTTGTCGGACGCGTTCGGCGCGCGGCTTGGCCGCCTGAGCGCGGCGGAGCAGGCGCAGCTCTGGAGCCTGCTCGAGAAGATGAGCTGA